In the Leptospira johnsonii genome, one interval contains:
- a CDS encoding MFS transporter, with amino-acid sequence MKFTFSKYQIFVVALLAFIQFTVVLDFMILSPLGVQVMDQLKISTTQFGLVVSAYAFSAGISGILAAGFADKFDRKKMLLFFYSGFVLGTALCGIAPNYEFLLFARIVTGIFGGVIASISFAIIADLFPLEVRGRVMGLVMTAFAASQVFGLPIGVFFSNIWGWKSPFWMIAIISGLVGIASAFKLEPIVSHLSEKTENKAIKHLVVTAGNPNYLPGFFATMLLATGGYMLMPFGSAFSVHNLGITLEDLPLVYFVTGIVSMAVGPLIGRAADKFGKYAIFLVSSLIACAILFYYTAMGITPLWFVILINSALFVVITGRVISANALNSAMPELRDRGAYMAISSSLQQLSGGIASYAAGVIVVQTPSGYIQGYPNLGYVVIVAILITVAIMYKVNEYVLSKQPAPVKTEPEAAIASEA; translated from the coding sequence ATGAAATTTACATTTAGTAAATACCAAATCTTTGTAGTAGCCTTATTGGCATTTATCCAATTCACAGTGGTGCTCGATTTTATGATCTTATCTCCCTTAGGAGTTCAGGTTATGGATCAACTGAAAATATCCACAACTCAATTCGGCCTGGTGGTTTCCGCTTACGCTTTCAGCGCCGGGATCTCGGGGATCTTAGCTGCCGGTTTTGCCGACAAATTCGATCGGAAAAAGATGCTGCTATTCTTTTATAGCGGCTTCGTTTTAGGTACTGCTCTTTGCGGGATCGCACCCAATTACGAATTTCTACTATTTGCAAGAATAGTAACCGGAATTTTCGGAGGGGTAATTGCTTCTATCAGCTTTGCTATCATTGCGGATCTATTTCCTTTGGAAGTGAGAGGAAGAGTGATGGGACTTGTGATGACTGCATTTGCTGCGAGCCAAGTATTCGGTCTCCCTATCGGAGTGTTTTTCTCTAATATTTGGGGTTGGAAATCACCTTTCTGGATGATCGCTATCATTAGTGGTCTTGTAGGAATTGCGTCTGCTTTTAAACTAGAGCCGATCGTATCTCACCTGAGCGAAAAAACGGAGAATAAGGCGATCAAACATTTGGTAGTAACCGCTGGAAATCCGAACTACCTTCCCGGATTTTTTGCAACAATGCTTTTGGCTACGGGAGGATATATGCTTATGCCTTTCGGTTCTGCATTCAGTGTTCATAATTTAGGAATTACTTTAGAAGATCTTCCTTTAGTATATTTCGTAACAGGGATAGTAAGTATGGCTGTGGGGCCTTTGATCGGTAGAGCTGCCGATAAATTCGGAAAGTATGCAATCTTTCTTGTTTCCTCCTTAATCGCCTGCGCGATTCTGTTCTACTATACCGCAATGGGGATCACTCCTCTTTGGTTTGTAATACTGATTAACTCTGCGTTATTCGTAGTGATCACGGGTAGAGTAATTTCGGCTAACGCTCTAAATTCCGCTATGCCTGAACTCAGAGATAGAGGCGCTTATATGGCGATCAGTTCTTCTTTACAACAATTATCGGGTGGGATTGCTTCTTATGCGGCAGGAGTGATCGTGGTCCAAACGCCAAGCGGATATATCCAAGGTTATCCAAATTTGGGTTATGTTGTGATTGTGGCCATTTTGATCACTGTGGCGATCATGTATAAGGTGAATGAGTACGTTTTATCTAAACAGCCCGCTCCAGTTAAAACTGAACCGGAAGCTGCGATCGCTTCAGAAGCCTAA
- the soxR gene encoding redox-sensitive transcriptional activator SoxR yields the protein MVDKDEFLSIGQVSKRSGVASSALRFYEERGLIRSVRAGSGHRQYPRHVLRRIAFIVFAQRVGLSLDEIASEIAKLPEDHTPNGQDWSKLSKTWSLRIEEKIAELHRLKNGLSVCIGCGCLSLLTCKLANPQDKLGRYGSGPLRWMGKPKKQN from the coding sequence ATGGTGGATAAGGACGAATTTTTAAGCATCGGACAGGTATCCAAAAGAAGCGGGGTCGCCTCCTCTGCATTACGTTTTTATGAAGAAAGAGGACTGATCCGTTCCGTGAGAGCAGGTTCCGGTCATAGGCAATATCCCAGACATGTTTTAAGAAGGATCGCATTCATAGTATTCGCACAAAGAGTAGGACTCTCTTTGGACGAGATCGCCTCGGAGATCGCAAAACTTCCGGAAGATCATACTCCCAACGGACAGGACTGGTCCAAACTTTCCAAAACCTGGAGTTTACGTATAGAGGAGAAGATCGCTGAACTTCATAGATTAAAGAACGGGCTCTCTGTTTGTATTGGTTGCGGTTGTCTTTCCTTGCTTACTTGTAAACTAGCGAACCCGCAAGACAAATTGGGAAGATATGGAAGCGGTCCTTTACGTTGGATGGGAAAACCTAAAAAACAAAATTGA
- a CDS encoding OsmC family protein has product MSDIEVTVLSTPENYKTILRSKNHELIADESKEDGGGDLGPSPHEYLLLSLGACTDITVRMYAQRKKMDLKEVKVELKLTRWTDHTEIQRIVKLEGNLSEQERERLLQVANACPVHKTLSNPIQIETKLG; this is encoded by the coding sequence ATGAGCGACATAGAAGTTACTGTACTCAGCACTCCTGAAAATTACAAAACAATCCTTCGTAGTAAAAACCACGAGTTGATCGCGGACGAATCCAAAGAAGATGGTGGAGGGGATCTGGGACCTTCTCCTCATGAATACCTTCTTCTTTCCTTGGGAGCCTGCACTGACATCACAGTTAGAATGTATGCCCAAAGAAAAAAAATGGACCTGAAAGAAGTGAAGGTAGAGCTAAAACTGACTCGCTGGACGGATCATACCGAGATCCAAAGGATCGTAAAACTGGAAGGTAATTTGAGCGAGCAGGAAAGAGAGAGACTTTTACAAGTCGCAAACGCTTGTCCTGTTCACAAAACTCTTTCCAATCCTATCCAGATCGAAACCAAACTGGGCTAA
- a CDS encoding NADPH-dependent FMN reductase → MLLEKISTGSSLRLGIILGSTRKGRFGETVANWFEEIAKQDYRFETDLIDLSEFSLPWDMSKNMDSDLSLFSERIAEADVFVVITPEYNHGYPAYLKLAIDSLREEWNAKPLGFVSYGGSSGGLRAVEQLRNVFAELRMTTIRDCVSFHWAHARFHNGRPTEEFRYTSSAEKLLNELYWWGNVLKQARMNFPQSLLRS, encoded by the coding sequence ATGTTATTAGAAAAGATCAGTACCGGCTCAAGTCTCCGATTAGGAATTATATTAGGTAGTACTAGGAAAGGCAGATTCGGAGAAACAGTTGCAAATTGGTTCGAAGAGATCGCCAAACAAGATTACAGATTCGAGACGGATTTAATCGATCTTTCCGAATTTTCTCTTCCTTGGGACATGTCAAAGAATATGGACTCGGACCTCTCCTTATTCTCGGAAAGAATAGCAGAAGCTGATGTTTTTGTAGTAATTACACCGGAGTATAACCACGGATATCCTGCTTATTTAAAGTTGGCAATTGACTCACTTCGTGAAGAATGGAATGCGAAGCCTCTTGGATTCGTATCCTATGGAGGAAGTTCCGGCGGTTTAAGAGCGGTGGAGCAACTTCGCAATGTATTTGCGGAATTAAGAATGACCACCATTCGAGACTGTGTTAGCTTTCATTGGGCTCATGCCAGATTTCATAACGGAAGACCAACTGAGGAATTCCGTTACACATCTTCGGCTGAGAAATTATTGAATGAATTGTATTGGTGGGGAAACGTTTTGAAACAAGCTAGAATGAATTTTCCACAGTCACTTCTAAGGTCCTGA
- a CDS encoding ArsR/SmtB family transcription factor: MERVPNPKPVKLTEKEFTKISRALAEPRRFQLLQCIGSNKEATACSTLNKSQDISPATLSHHIKELENAGLIETSKEGKYVSITLRRDVFKAYLDKLSQI, from the coding sequence ATGGAGAGAGTGCCAAATCCCAAGCCTGTCAAACTCACTGAAAAGGAATTTACTAAAATTTCTAGGGCCCTTGCTGAGCCTAGAAGATTTCAGCTTTTACAATGTATTGGCTCTAACAAAGAAGCTACCGCTTGCAGCACTCTGAACAAGTCCCAAGATATAAGCCCTGCTACTCTTTCTCACCATATTAAAGAATTAGAAAATGCCGGCCTGATAGAAACTTCTAAAGAAGGCAAATATGTAAGTATCACCTTGAGAAGGGATGTATTCAAGGCCTACCTAGACAAACTTTCCCAGATCTAG
- a CDS encoding DUF1554 domain-containing protein: protein MKRIRKRHPISIFILLLLLQCKGSTNSLDYILFGVSEKYSQSTNGVTVSSPNYSYAVPENPTNGTLDIEIRLNKIPTADVTLPLSLSHTERATISVPTVTFTAGNWDSPQTITITGIDNLAVEGNKDISLYVGKATSEDKSYNGLYTPSIGITVIDDDSYNIVVSPKKNLITTEKGNTASFTVVLSKAPSSNVVIPTIQSSDLSEGTVSPSSLTFTNGNFNTPQIVTITGVDDVLTDGNIQYKINLGNSTSSDTNYSNLILSSVFVTNIDYEEPAIIVTPTTLNINEAGTAKTFTVTLTVEPPGNVTIPVSSSNPSRATVDTSLLTFTPANYNTPQTVTVTPVNNEIADGNVIVNIVLGTATDYGNENPPDVKINITDDDSPGISVSTLSTNTNEAGQNAFFTVVLTSEPTSNVTVSFNEKKDSVNLSNQEGTIDQTQIVFTPSNWNTPQSVVVTGMDDDVMDGNVQYQIRVNKATSSDTKYNNRTPSPNFVTVNNLDDDTAGFVIVANGNTTLTSNSSVSINGFATDDSAKLDPQTYSKFTIRLRSQPLSNVTLNLSSGSTTNDGVLNTSSLVFTPSKNVTGGWNQDREVTVTGSSNGTNEGNHDYTISTSSTTTDDKYGSTTFVKNPSFVYYSCDNDVSNLISSCRRSGGFSTSEGGGTATIYLITQSSPSSTVTVPASSDDTTEGNVTSSATITSGNWNTMISSGTNKIVATGVDDALVDGNVLYNILYGAASGGLTYTAPSSPIRNIDDEQVLTFSNISGDTSEDGMSATFKVKLGLSSPPTGDVTFTLSCKSGSTECASVSPTSLTFTSSDYNVNKTITITGKNDNRVDGTQSSCVSFSLLTSSDATFDQYQPPDYCGVQNLDNDKLIWSTSLTKSGNLNSGMTVADDSCNDGADPNKPTDMGSATYKALIVDGSTRVATTTGTNATGQTNWVLDASRDYYLKSGSLPYSNKVFTTNSFKLFSFGSLTTAFSGSGSDSFWTGLNSNWTTSSNHCNMWTDDISSGITGQYGIGNSLGSGSISSGNDNCSVPKKFICVQQ from the coding sequence ATGAAACGAATCCGCAAAAGGCATCCAATTTCCATCTTCATTCTTTTACTTTTGCTCCAATGTAAGGGTTCGACGAATTCTTTGGACTATATACTCTTCGGTGTGAGTGAAAAATATTCACAAAGCACAAATGGGGTCACAGTCTCTTCTCCCAATTATTCTTATGCGGTTCCCGAAAATCCCACAAATGGAACTTTAGATATAGAGATCCGACTGAACAAGATCCCGACTGCGGATGTGACTTTGCCTCTAAGCTTGAGTCATACAGAAAGAGCGACAATTTCTGTCCCTACAGTAACGTTTACTGCAGGTAACTGGGATTCTCCTCAAACGATAACGATCACAGGTATAGATAATTTGGCTGTGGAGGGAAATAAGGACATTTCTCTTTATGTGGGTAAGGCTACGAGTGAAGACAAATCCTATAATGGTCTCTACACTCCCTCCATCGGGATCACAGTGATCGATGACGATTCATATAATATTGTAGTTTCCCCCAAAAAGAATTTGATCACTACTGAAAAAGGAAACACAGCCAGTTTTACAGTGGTCTTGAGTAAGGCTCCTTCTTCCAATGTTGTAATTCCAACGATCCAAAGTTCCGATCTGTCAGAAGGAACCGTATCCCCTTCTTCTTTAACATTTACCAACGGGAATTTTAATACCCCTCAAATAGTAACGATCACCGGGGTGGATGATGTTCTCACTGACGGGAATATCCAATATAAGATCAATTTAGGAAATTCCACCAGCTCAGATACAAATTATAGCAATCTGATATTATCCTCCGTTTTCGTCACAAATATTGATTACGAAGAACCTGCCATAATAGTAACACCCACTACCTTGAATATAAATGAGGCAGGAACCGCTAAAACATTCACAGTAACTTTAACTGTAGAACCTCCAGGAAATGTAACCATCCCTGTTTCCAGCTCGAATCCGTCCAGAGCAACCGTAGATACTTCTCTACTCACATTTACTCCAGCGAATTATAATACTCCCCAGACAGTCACAGTTACTCCTGTAAATAATGAGATCGCTGATGGGAATGTGATCGTAAATATAGTTTTAGGAACTGCAACAGATTACGGAAATGAGAATCCTCCCGACGTAAAAATAAATATTACTGACGACGATAGCCCAGGGATCTCGGTTTCCACATTGAGCACAAATACGAACGAGGCAGGACAAAACGCATTTTTCACTGTAGTTCTCACAAGTGAACCTACATCTAACGTTACCGTTTCCTTTAACGAAAAGAAAGATTCAGTAAACTTAAGCAACCAAGAAGGCACGATCGATCAAACTCAAATCGTATTCACTCCTTCTAATTGGAATACTCCCCAGTCCGTGGTGGTAACCGGAATGGATGATGATGTGATGGATGGAAATGTGCAATACCAGATCCGAGTGAATAAAGCAACTAGCTCGGATACTAAATATAATAACAGGACTCCTAGTCCGAATTTTGTTACAGTTAACAATTTGGATGATGATACAGCTGGATTTGTGATCGTAGCGAACGGAAATACTACTCTTACGAGCAATTCTTCCGTTTCTATCAATGGATTTGCTACCGACGATTCCGCCAAATTGGATCCTCAAACTTATTCCAAATTTACGATTCGATTGAGGTCCCAGCCTCTTTCCAATGTTACTTTAAATCTTTCCAGTGGAAGCACGACTAACGACGGAGTTTTAAATACTTCTAGCTTAGTATTCACTCCTTCCAAAAATGTAACGGGTGGATGGAACCAGGATAGAGAAGTTACCGTAACCGGAAGTTCCAACGGAACTAACGAAGGAAATCACGATTATACGATTTCTACTTCCAGTACAACTACGGATGATAAATACGGAAGCACCACATTCGTTAAAAATCCTTCTTTCGTATATTATAGTTGTGATAATGATGTTTCCAACCTGATCTCTTCATGCAGAAGGTCAGGAGGTTTCTCCACGAGCGAAGGAGGAGGAACTGCAACAATTTATTTGATCACTCAATCTTCTCCAAGTTCCACTGTTACTGTTCCTGCTTCCAGTGACGATACTACGGAAGGAAATGTGACCTCTTCCGCAACGATCACTTCTGGAAACTGGAATACTATGATCTCTTCCGGAACGAATAAGATCGTTGCAACAGGTGTGGACGATGCACTTGTGGATGGGAATGTTCTATACAATATACTTTACGGCGCAGCCAGCGGTGGATTGACATATACTGCACCTTCTTCCCCTATCCGAAATATTGATGACGAGCAAGTATTGACATTTTCGAATATAAGCGGAGATACTAGTGAAGATGGCATGAGTGCAACCTTCAAGGTAAAATTAGGACTTTCCTCTCCTCCTACTGGGGATGTCACATTCACTCTTTCCTGTAAATCTGGAAGCACGGAATGCGCGAGCGTGAGTCCTACGAGTCTTACATTCACTTCTTCCGATTATAATGTGAATAAGACAATCACGATCACTGGCAAAAACGATAATAGAGTGGATGGCACCCAAAGTAGTTGTGTATCTTTCAGTCTTCTTACGAGTAGCGATGCAACTTTCGACCAATACCAACCTCCTGACTACTGTGGGGTCCAAAACCTGGACAACGATAAGCTGATCTGGAGCACTTCACTTACAAAAAGTGGAAACCTGAATTCCGGTATGACCGTTGCAGATGATAGTTGCAATGATGGTGCGGATCCAAACAAACCTACAGATATGGGAAGCGCTACGTACAAGGCATTGATCGTAGACGGTTCTACTAGGGTTGCGACTACAACAGGAACGAACGCAACCGGACAAACGAACTGGGTCCTGGACGCGAGCAGAGATTATTATCTCAAAAGTGGTAGTTTACCTTATTCTAATAAAGTATTCACTACGAATTCTTTCAAACTTTTCAGCTTTGGAAGTTTGACTACTGCGTTCAGTGGAAGCGGATCCGATTCTTTCTGGACCGGTTTGAATTCGAATTGGACCACTTCAAGTAACCATTGCAATATGTGGACAGACGATATTAGTTCCGGGATTACCGGGCAATACGGGATCGGAAACTCATTAGGATCCGGGTCCATCAGCTCAGGAAACGATAACTGTTCTGTTCCCAAAAAGTTTATCTGCGTCCAGCAATAA
- a CDS encoding OmpA family protein encodes MLIFSSRISFLFFLIVSFLFLDCARTRYAIAESKSFQKFCGCVPEDEIPASSKEEALGKLSEGSLDDLGTPNYLEIMYRGLKKAFEFSGTTFEQTEEGLKAPGVELKRVEEDKKLKELLIIIDGDVAFPSGRSTLTPKARDLIAKIADALVAYPETNVRIGGHTDTPGSFTSNLKLSKERSQSVKQELKQSHEISEERFKEVDGYADLRKIVDTFFSEKKNRRTEIYVGTVRIVY; translated from the coding sequence GTGTTGATTTTTAGTTCTCGTATTTCTTTTTTATTCTTCTTAATCGTATCTTTTTTATTCTTAGATTGCGCTCGGACAAGATATGCTATCGCCGAGTCAAAATCATTCCAAAAATTCTGCGGATGTGTTCCGGAAGATGAGATCCCTGCTTCCTCTAAAGAGGAAGCGCTAGGTAAATTAAGCGAAGGCTCTCTAGACGATTTAGGAACTCCTAATTACTTGGAGATCATGTATCGAGGCTTAAAAAAGGCGTTCGAGTTCTCAGGAACCACGTTCGAACAAACGGAGGAAGGTCTGAAGGCTCCGGGAGTCGAACTTAAACGAGTGGAAGAAGATAAAAAGTTAAAAGAACTTTTGATCATCATAGACGGGGACGTTGCATTTCCTTCCGGTAGATCCACATTAACTCCTAAGGCAAGGGATCTTATCGCTAAGATCGCCGATGCATTAGTTGCTTATCCAGAAACGAATGTTAGGATCGGGGGACATACAGATACTCCAGGCTCCTTCACTTCAAATTTAAAATTGAGTAAGGAAAGATCCCAGTCAGTAAAACAAGAACTCAAACAATCGCACGAGATTTCAGAGGAAAGATTTAAGGAAGTGGACGGATACGCGGATTTGCGTAAGATCGTTGATACCTTCTTCTCTGAAAAAAAGAATCGAAGAACCGAAATATATGTCGGAACCGTTCGGATCGTATACTAA